The sequence AGTACGTTGAGAAAAACGGATTCTTCTTTCACGAGGCCCGGGATGTGGTCGCTTATCGGCGTGAGGTTGCCTATTATATTCGAATGAAGGCAGATGACGGCTTTCGGCAGCCCTGACGTGCCAGAGGTAGAGAATATAACCGCTGTTTTTTCGTCTTCAGGTTTTCCCATTCTGCCCTGCCATGACGGCAGAGGTCCTTCGAGCGTGGTGGCGACGAGAGGAAAATCGATCGGAAAGCCGTCCGCTTTTTTACAGCTTTCCTCCGTCAGCACGACTGCGTTCACGTCGAGCATTTTTATCGTGTTGATAAGGTTCGCAACACCGGTACGTGCGTTCAGCGGCGCGACCGCGCCGCCGAGGCGCCAGCACGCTATCGAAAGGGCGTGGACCATCGGCGAATTCGGCAGCAGCACCGCGACGCGCTGCCCCCTTCCGAAGCCCGCTCCCTTTAATTTAGCTTCGCAGTCGTCCGCAAGGGCAAGAAGGCGCTCGGCGCTCCACCACTCGCCCTGCCACCAGAAACAGGGTGATTTCTCTCTGCCGCGCCACGCGTCGGCTACTGCGTCCTCAAGGCGTTCGGACCTAAACTTTGTCGTAATCATCAATATTTAACACCCCACCAGATTTGTCGTCATAATTATCACAATATAGTCAGTTATTATACACGTAAAAAGTAAAAAACATGAGAATAACGCAATAAAATTTATTCCTTGCCGATCCTGATCCTGCGTTGGAAGATTCCCTTGCCGTCGGCGCAGTGCACGAGTGCCATCGCCTTGTTGAGCGGCGTGTGGCTGCGCGGGTCTATCGTAAGGGTCGCGTGAGTCAGCGGAAGATTCCTCGTGGCGAGCAGCGTGTGGCGTATCGCTTCCCCGCGGAAGCCCGGCGCGTTCTCAAGCGCGGCGGCGACCCACATAACGCCGTCGTAGGCGAGCATCGCAGCCGTCGTCTCCTCCTGCGGGCACTCCTCGTTGTAAAGGCGCTTGTAATCCTTCAGCACCGAGCGAATCGCCGGATCGAGATAAGATACCTCGTTTATCCACCATGAGCCTGCCGCCGCGGCCCCGGCCAGTTCGTAGATTCTGTCCGCGTATCCTTCGCCGAGTATAAGCCCGCCGTAACCTGAGCTTCGCAGCGCCGAGATAAGCGCCGCCTTATCCTCCGTCCGCCCAGCTATTATAACGAGCTCAGCCCCGCTATCCGCCGCGGCTTTAGCGATCTGCAGGCGCCCGCGCGAGTCTATGTCGGCGAAAGGTATCTCCGCCGTTACGGAGACGCCGAAGGCCGCCGCCCATTTGCGCGAGGATTCGAAAATTTCCTTCGAAGGTCCGTCGGATATGTCGTAGCAGTAAGCGACGCTCTTAGTCAGCAGAGCCTGCGACGCGTAATACGACAGCATCTTGCCGCGGTAATTCATGTCGTTCGCGATGCTGAATGAGTAAAGGAAAGGCAGAGCGCCGTTCTGCATCTCCTCCTCTTCCGGGGGTGTCTGCGAGACGAAGACGAGCGGCACTTCAAGGCGCTCGGCCACGCGCGCAATCGTTTCCGCGCAGCTGTTGTCCGCCGCCATCATCATGAGAAAACTTTTATCGCTCATCGCGGATTCGACGGCCTTTTCCGCGGCGGCCGGATCCTTCGGCAGGTCGAAGCCTACGACCTTCAGAGCGTAGCCGCCCCTGATCGATTCCATCGCGTTCGCGCGCTCTACCGCGAGCTGAGCGGCGCGCAGACGCACGTGGGCGCTGCGGGCTCCGGCGCCCGACATCGGCGCGAAAAACGCGACGCGCAGTTCGTCCCCCACTGGCGTCCTCTGCCGCCCTATCTGGAAGAAGAGCAGCAGAAGAAAAGTTATCGCTACGATTATCATTATGCCGCTGCTCAGATTTTTTTTGTCTCTGCCGGCATGCCTCGGCCTGCTTGCAATGCCTCCGCCTATCTGCTTGAGATTGCCAGGCACGGCGACGAAGTCCTTGCGCTCGGCTAAGCCCTCTTCGTCCGACCTTAGCGCGAGCGCGCAATTTATCAGCTCGGCAGTCCTCTCCGCCTGTTTCTCCGTAAAGCCCATGAGCTGGCGGAAACGCCGCTCCTCTTTTTTGCCTATAATAGGATTCTGCGAGCCGGGGCGCCAGCCGTCTCTCAAAAGCTGGCGCAGTGCAAAGGTGAGGTGAAAGACCTCGTCGGCCGCTTCAGAGCAGCGATTCTCCAGAAGCTGTGAAAGGCGGTCGGGGTCCTCTAAAATATTTACGCCGTATTCCTCTGTCAGCTCCGCCATAACGCGGCGAAAATCGTCAGCCATTGCCGCACCTCTCATTCATTCAGTAGTATACAACAACAGGCCTTTAAATAATACGATTGAAAAAGGGCCGGGCTGATGATATTCTGAGCACGGGGTGAGACAAATGAACAGAAAAGCATTCGCCGCACTCTTTATTCTGCTGACGCTGCCGGCGGCGTTTTTCGCCGCGGCTCAGGGGTGGAGGGCCGACAATTTGTCAATACTCGATAAAGCCGGAAAAATAATTTTTTCCGCGCCCGTCCCCTTCGGCTTCAGATTCACCACGAGCTACATCCACTCTGTGGAGCGCACTCCCGTGGAAGACGAATACGCGCTCTGCGGAGGGAGGCTGTGGGTCTGGCAGGAGCGCGTCAAATCGTCGAACGCGGGGATGCCCTGCCTCAAACCGGAACACGGGCTCTACATCAGCACGCCGGAATGGATGATATTCCAGGGAGGGCGCGAGTCGTGGGAGCGCTTCTTCCTGCGGGTCGGCAACGAGGAGTTCGGCCGCAATAAATTAAGGATGCCGCCTTTCGGCGAGACGGAGCTCTTCAAGCGATTGCCAGAAGAGCGCCTGACGATAGCGGCCTCGGCCGATGCCATCGCAAATTCCCGGACGACCGGCATCAAGGCGCTCTTCGGGAAAAAGCCTTCGGAAAATTAAAAAAGGCCCTCGAGCCCGAGGGCGAAAAGCAGGGCTCCGCAACAGAAGATAAGGAATTTAAAACTTACAGGCAAACGCCGCAGTAAGCCGTCGGCTGCCGCCGCCACGCGCCGCGCCGACGGCATAACGCCCTCCTTTATTATAAAGACCTTCAGCCAAAAAAATAAAAAATCCGCGCCGAACATCGGCAGAGCGGAAAGGCCGAGAGAGAGTCCGACGTTTAGCGGGAAAAAGAGCGCGGCAATCGTAGCGGGATAGAGAAGCGCTTCAAGCGTCGCGCCGACCCCGGCGAAGCCGGCGCGCTTCGCCGCGCCATTGGGAGCGAGAACAATAAGGGAAAAGGCCAGCAGGACAAAGCCCGCTTTTCCGCACGCGTCAGCGCTTTCAAAGAGCAGCGGCGACGCATAGGTCTCAAAGGAAAGCAGCGCTCCCGGGAGGCCGCAAAGAGAGGCAAAGAGCAGGAATAAAGACAAAGAGGCCGCGAGCGCGGCGAAAAACTTTACCCCGCGGTCACAGAGAAGGGAAATCAAAATATTCTCGCCGGCCGCCAAACAGTCTAAGCGCGAAAGAATCACGGCAAGAAAAACGAGAGCGAAGAAAAAAAACATTCCCCGCCGAAACGGCGCAAATGCCGGAAGGGAACCCATCGGAATAAAATAAAACGCGGCACAGAAAAATATCGCAGAAAAAAGGGAAAGGAAGCGTGCGCGCGGCACAAGTGCGGAGGCAACGCCGGAAGATGCTCCGTATCCTGCGTTCTCCGCTTTAAAAAACTTTTCTTCGAAGAGCGCGAAGAGGAACGAAAGCGAAATTGTTATATAAGCAAGAGCTATCGCTGACGCGATAAAAATAAACGTTCTATACATCTGGAAAATAAAATGCGCCGACTTGCGGCGCGAGTCGAGCCGTCGCTTAAAAAAAGAGCCGCCGTAAGGCGGCCCTTTTCCATCGGCTTCGTATTACTTAATGAGCCCCTTCTCCTTGTAGAACTTCTCCGCGCCGGGATGCAGCGGAGCCGTAAGGCCGTCGAGGGCTCCCTTAAGGGTGATTTCCTTGCCCTTAGCGTGGACGGCCGCTATATCCTTCAGGTTGTCGAACATTGCCGTCAGGAAGTCGTATATCTGATCGGCGGGAACGGAATCATTGGTGATGAGTATCGCCATGACGGCCGGCGTCTTCGTGTCCTTGTCGATTCCTTTATATGTCTTCGCAGGAATCGTGCTGGGTACGAAGAAGGGGTAGGCCTTGTGCAGCTTCGCGAGGAAAGCGTCATCGAAGTTCAGCAGGTCGACGTCTTTGGTTGTCGTGAGGTCCATGATCGAAGCCGTCGGGAAGCCGGCGACGACGAATCCGGCGTCGATCTGATTGTCCTTGAAGCGGCTCGTTACCGCAGCAAAGTCGAGGAAGTCGGCCTTCTTAAGGTCTTTATAGGTGAGCCCTGCCAGCTTGAAGATCGCCTGGACGTCGCCTTCAACGCCCGAACCGGGGGCGCCGACGCCGACGCGCTTGCCTTTAAGGTCGGAGATGCTTTTGATCCCGGCATCCTTCGCAACGACGACCTGGACGTTTTCAGGGTAGAGAGAAGCTACCGTGCGGATGTTCTTAAGGGGTTTGCCCTGGAACATCAGCTCGCCGTTGTAGGCCCAGTGTGTGATGTCGTTCTGCACGAAAGCGATTTCGATGCCCTTAGTCGCGATGAGGTTCGCATTCGCGACAGAGGCGTTTCCCGTCTCGGCCGTGCACTGAATCTTGCCGCCCTTTGTGACCGCGGAAGCGAGAGCTCCGCCCACCGCGTAGTATGTGCCGCTTGTGCCGCCTGTCGCGATCGACAGGTATGTCGCCGCCTGCGACGCCGTTGCAATCGAGAGAGCCGCTATCAGCGCGACCGTTGTTACGATGATACCCTTTTTCATTTGTATTTCCTCCCTGTTTTTTTTTTGCAAAGCGGGACAGCCGGTCCCGCTTACCGCCTGTTTGTCTCCGCCGAACGAACGGCTAAGCCGCTTTAGCTTTCATCCTTGCCTTGGCAGTTTGAACAACGAAGATCAGGGCAAGGACCGCAAGCCCGAAGATATCGGACGCCGTGCCCGGTATCATCAATCCGAGGGCCCCTATGAAGGCGATTATGCGCATGTAGAACGCCATATGCGCCTTGAAGAAGCCTATAGTGAACATCGCGAGCAGGAAAACCCCTATCAAAGCCGTGCCTATGGCCTGCACCATTTCAATCGGCACGACGTCGATGAAGAGAAGCATCGGGCTGTAGACGTAGATGTACGGTACGAGAAAGCCCGCGAGCGCAAGCTTGAAAGCCGTAACTCCCGTCTTCATCGGGTCGGAGCCCGCTATGCCGGAACCCGCGTATGCCGCGAGCGCGACAGGGGGCGTCAGGTCGGCCGCGATGCCGAAGTAGAAGACGAACATATACGCCGCCATCGGCGGAACTCCGAGAAGGAAGAGCGCCGGCGCCGCCATCGTGCTCGTAACTATGAAGTTCGCCGTCGTCGGAAGTCCCATGCCGAGGATGAGGCTTGCGATCATCGTAAAGAAGAGCGTAAAGACCTTCGTCAGAGCGGCTGCTGCCGCCTCCGCCGCCATTGTGGCTCCCGGAAGCAGCGAGACTATCGACGAAAGGGCGACCGCTAGACCGCTTTCCGGGGTCACCTTCGCAAGAGAGACTATAGCGCCGGCGATTCTCAGCGCGAGCCCCGTCAGAGTGCCCATGCCGACGACCATTCCCACCGTCGCGCACGCGCAGGCCACGCCTATCGCGCCGCGCGCGCCGCTTTGGAACGCTTCGAATGTCCTCAGAGGCGTCAGCCGCGTCTCCTTATTGAGCCACGAGAGCACGAAGCTGATAAGGATGCCGTTGAACGCCGCCTTCAGCGGCGTATAGCCGGCAAGAAGGAAGTAAATGATCGCGATAAGCGGTATAAGAAGGAAGCCTTTCGACCTCAGCAGCGGCCAAATAGGCGGAAGCTGCGACCAGGGGATGCCCTTCAGTCCGAGGCGGCACGCTTCGAAATGCACCTGCACCATGACGGCGAAGTAGTAAAGCAACGCCGGGACGACAGCCGCTATAGCGACTTCGATGTAAGGGATGCCGAGTATCTGAGCCATGATGAACGCCGCTGCGCCCATGACCGGCGGCATTATCTGCCCGCCGGTCGACGCTACCGCTTCGACGGCGCCCGCAAAGTGCGGCTCATATCCGACGCTTTTCATAAGAGGGATAGTAAACATGCCCGTCGTGCAGACATTCGCCACAGATGAACCTGAGACGGTCCCCATAAGGCCGGAGCTCACTACCGCGACCTTCGCCGGGCCTCCCGTCGACCAGCCTGCGAGAGAGAGCGAGAGGTCTATGATGAACTTGCCGAGCCCCGTCTTCTCAAGCACCGCGCCGAAAAGGATAAACATAAAAACGAATGTCGAAGACACTTCCAGCGGCGTGCCGAAAATACCCTCCGTTCCCAGATACATATGGTTCACTATGCGCGCCACGTTGAAGCCGCGGTGCGCGATCACCGCCGGCATATACCGCCCGAAGTAACAGTAAAGCAGAGCCACTATCGCAAGGCCGGGCAGTATCGGGTTGGATATTCGCCTCGTAGCCTCGAGCAGCGTGACGATCAGAATAAATCCCATCACCAGATCCGCCCTCGTAGGCAGCCCGGCCCTCGTTACCAGATCGTTGAAGAAAACGACGAGATACATCGCGCTCGCTACGCCGAACGCGGCAAATATGAAATCATAGAACGGGATGCCGCTCGTTTTCGACTGCTTCGACGACGCCGGGTAGAGAAGAAAGACCAGCGCCAGCGTGAACGCGAGATGGACGGCCCCTTGCTTTTGCGCAAGCAGCAGACCGAAACCGGAGGTATAAAAGTGGAAGCACGACATCGCGACAGCCAAAACGGCGATCATCTTGCCCTGCCAGCCGGAAAGCGTCCTGAAGCGCGCTTCTGTGTCATATTTGCGCATCAATTCGTCAAGATCGACTTTTGAGCTTTCATCCGTCCGGTCGATTACCTTTGTTTCTGTTTCGCTCACAAACGATTCCTCCCTCACAGGAAAAATAGAGGCGTTAAGCCGACGCGTGAAAACAGCGCATCCAAGCGTATTAAGCCAGAAAACTTTTGAAGCAGAAGCCGCTCACCCGCCTGCCTTTAACACTGTTTTACGCAATCA is a genomic window of Synergistes jonesii containing:
- a CDS encoding TRAP transporter permease; the encoded protein is MSETETKVIDRTDESSKVDLDELMRKYDTEARFRTLSGWQGKMIAVLAVAMSCFHFYTSGFGLLLAQKQGAVHLAFTLALVFLLYPASSKQSKTSGIPFYDFIFAAFGVASAMYLVVFFNDLVTRAGLPTRADLVMGFILIVTLLEATRRISNPILPGLAIVALLYCYFGRYMPAVIAHRGFNVARIVNHMYLGTEGIFGTPLEVSSTFVFMFILFGAVLEKTGLGKFIIDLSLSLAGWSTGGPAKVAVVSSGLMGTVSGSSVANVCTTGMFTIPLMKSVGYEPHFAGAVEAVASTGGQIMPPVMGAAAFIMAQILGIPYIEVAIAAVVPALLYYFAVMVQVHFEACRLGLKGIPWSQLPPIWPLLRSKGFLLIPLIAIIYFLLAGYTPLKAAFNGILISFVLSWLNKETRLTPLRTFEAFQSGARGAIGVACACATVGMVVGMGTLTGLALRIAGAIVSLAKVTPESGLAVALSSIVSLLPGATMAAEAAAAALTKVFTLFFTMIASLILGMGLPTTANFIVTSTMAAPALFLLGVPPMAAYMFVFYFGIAADLTPPVALAAYAGSGIAGSDPMKTGVTAFKLALAGFLVPYIYVYSPMLLFIDVVPIEMVQAIGTALIGVFLLAMFTIGFFKAHMAFYMRIIAFIGALGLMIPGTASDIFGLAVLALIFVVQTAKARMKAKAA
- a CDS encoding DUF1850 domain-containing protein, whose translation is MNRKAFAALFILLTLPAAFFAAAQGWRADNLSILDKAGKIIFSAPVPFGFRFTTSYIHSVERTPVEDEYALCGGRLWVWQERVKSSNAGMPCLKPEHGLYISTPEWMIFQGGRESWERFFLRVGNEEFGRNKLRMPPFGETELFKRLPEERLTIAASADAIANSRTTGIKALFGKKPSEN
- a CDS encoding ABC transporter substrate-binding protein, which translates into the protein MADDFRRVMAELTEEYGVNILEDPDRLSQLLENRCSEAADEVFHLTFALRQLLRDGWRPGSQNPIIGKKEERRFRQLMGFTEKQAERTAELINCALALRSDEEGLAERKDFVAVPGNLKQIGGGIASRPRHAGRDKKNLSSGIMIIVAITFLLLLFFQIGRQRTPVGDELRVAFFAPMSGAGARSAHVRLRAAQLAVERANAMESIRGGYALKVVGFDLPKDPAAAEKAVESAMSDKSFLMMMAADNSCAETIARVAERLEVPLVFVSQTPPEEEEMQNGALPFLYSFSIANDMNYRGKMLSYYASQALLTKSVAYCYDISDGPSKEIFESSRKWAAAFGVSVTAEIPFADIDSRGRLQIAKAAADSGAELVIIAGRTEDKAALISALRSSGYGGLILGEGYADRIYELAGAAAAGSWWINEVSYLDPAIRSVLKDYKRLYNEECPQEETTAAMLAYDGVMWVAAALENAPGFRGEAIRHTLLATRNLPLTHATLTIDPRSHTPLNKAMALVHCADGKGIFQRRIRIGKE
- a CDS encoding TAXI family TRAP transporter solute-binding subunit — its product is MKKGIIVTTVALIAALSIATASQAATYLSIATGGTSGTYYAVGGALASAVTKGGKIQCTAETGNASVANANLIATKGIEIAFVQNDITHWAYNGELMFQGKPLKNIRTVASLYPENVQVVVAKDAGIKSISDLKGKRVGVGAPGSGVEGDVQAIFKLAGLTYKDLKKADFLDFAAVTSRFKDNQIDAGFVVAGFPTASIMDLTTTKDVDLLNFDDAFLAKLHKAYPFFVPSTIPAKTYKGIDKDTKTPAVMAILITNDSVPADQIYDFLTAMFDNLKDIAAVHAKGKEITLKGALDGLTAPLHPGAEKFYKEKGLIK